A portion of the Algisphaera agarilytica genome contains these proteins:
- the hisS gene encoding histidine--tRNA ligase produces the protein MPKIQSPKGTRDFYPAEMAWHQHLMEMWRRVSIRNGFEQVDGPIFETLDLYKVKSGEGIVSELFSFRRENGKTDFAIRPEFTPTLARMVAQQANSLPKPIKWFCTPNFCRAERPQRGRLREFWQWNVDLLGLDSPAADAEVIFTLVDFLAECGLTKEQVKVKISHRDVVSEILGKLGVPADKRVDAFNLLDARDKMSPEDFTEAAGNLGMDPSKVQRFEEVCRRKYPAGDLDHLARSLAMDQAPADLAALDEQLAAFGIAEWCEYDLGIVRGLAYYTGTVFEVHETTGVERAVAGGGRYDKLIELFDGPPTPAIGFGMGDVVLTNLLHDKGLIPDNVMPRPDAFVFAASDDASAKVSGITAQLRRAGLHARMSYKTTRNVGKLLKDAQKARARFAVIVGDGIELKNLETGEQSAVELGELTQRLGG, from the coding sequence ATGCCCAAGATTCAATCCCCCAAAGGCACCCGCGACTTCTACCCCGCCGAGATGGCGTGGCACCAACATCTCATGGAGATGTGGCGGCGCGTCTCGATCCGCAACGGCTTCGAGCAGGTCGACGGCCCGATCTTCGAGACCCTGGACCTCTACAAGGTGAAGTCCGGCGAGGGCATCGTCAGTGAACTCTTCAGCTTCCGCCGCGAAAACGGCAAGACCGACTTTGCGATCCGCCCGGAGTTCACGCCGACGCTGGCGCGGATGGTCGCGCAGCAGGCCAACAGTTTGCCCAAGCCGATCAAGTGGTTCTGCACGCCGAACTTTTGCCGGGCCGAGCGTCCGCAGCGGGGACGGCTGCGCGAGTTCTGGCAGTGGAACGTGGACCTCTTGGGCCTCGACTCGCCCGCGGCGGACGCGGAGGTGATCTTTACGCTCGTGGACTTCCTCGCGGAATGCGGCCTCACGAAAGAACAGGTCAAGGTCAAGATCAGCCACCGCGACGTGGTCAGCGAGATCCTGGGCAAGCTCGGCGTCCCGGCCGACAAGCGGGTGGATGCGTTCAACCTGCTCGACGCGCGGGACAAGATGTCGCCCGAGGACTTCACCGAAGCCGCGGGCAACCTCGGCATGGACCCGTCGAAGGTGCAGCGCTTCGAGGAAGTCTGCCGACGCAAGTACCCGGCGGGCGATTTGGATCACCTGGCCCGCAGCCTCGCCATGGACCAGGCTCCCGCGGATCTGGCAGCACTTGACGAACAACTCGCCGCGTTCGGCATCGCCGAATGGTGCGAGTATGACCTGGGCATCGTGCGCGGCCTGGCGTACTACACCGGCACCGTCTTCGAGGTCCACGAGACCACCGGCGTCGAGCGTGCCGTCGCGGGCGGCGGCCGATACGACAAGCTCATCGAGCTCTTCGACGGCCCACCCACGCCCGCCATCGGCTTCGGCATGGGCGACGTCGTGCTCACCAATCTGCTGCACGACAAGGGCCTGATCCCCGATAACGTCATGCCCCGGCCCGACGCGTTCGTCTTCGCCGCGTCGGACGACGCATCGGCCAAGGTGTCGGGCATCACCGCCCAACTCCGCCGGGCGGGTTTACACGCGCGGATGAGCTACAAGACCACCCGCAACGTCGGCAAGCTCCTAAAGGACGCCCAAAAAGCCCGCGCCCGCTTCGCGGTGATCGTGGGCGACGGGATCGAGCTGAAGAATCTGGAGACCGGGGAGCAGTCGGCGGTCGAGCTCGGCGAACTGACGCAACGTCTCGGCGGTTGA
- a CDS encoding PEP-CTERM sorting domain-containing protein, with translation MRHTSKLLPIAVAAVLPHLTAPSASAAITLTNDSREIMVTGSISETGGGSGFFISESPLADGADFNQMLDQDLNAAIGDGIVIGRAAQNSLIQIDPGGFAIRGLLSSSAVVNDPSQGRSSMTGGDAEGESRFDVTLQLDQATEVSIIGRWETDGLTDTDDILFEAFGLTVNPANLFAGNQDTFMFDTVVGPGSYNIFGLTQNRASSDPDINFGELEFSVVGQVVPEPGSLMLISAGGILIGLRGRRRSHVSAEIE, from the coding sequence ATGCGTCACACCTCAAAGCTCCTCCCGATCGCTGTGGCAGCCGTGTTGCCCCACCTTACGGCTCCCTCGGCCTCCGCCGCAATCACCCTCACCAACGACAGCCGAGAAATTATGGTCACGGGCTCGATCAGCGAGACCGGCGGCGGGTCGGGTTTCTTTATCTCCGAATCACCCCTCGCCGACGGGGCCGACTTCAATCAGATGCTCGATCAGGACCTCAACGCCGCCATCGGCGATGGCATCGTGATCGGCCGGGCGGCGCAGAACTCGCTGATCCAGATCGACCCCGGCGGGTTTGCGATCCGGGGCCTGCTCAGCAGCTCGGCCGTGGTGAACGACCCGTCACAGGGCCGATCGTCGATGACCGGCGGGGATGCCGAGGGCGAATCGCGGTTCGATGTCACCCTACAACTCGACCAAGCCACCGAAGTCTCGATCATCGGCCGATGGGAGACCGACGGGCTCACCGACACCGACGACATCCTCTTCGAAGCCTTCGGCCTGACCGTCAACCCCGCGAATCTTTTCGCGGGCAACCAAGACACGTTCATGTTCGACACCGTCGTCGGCCCCGGAAGCTACAACATCTTCGGGCTCACCCAGAACCGAGCGAGCAGCGACCCGGACATCAACTTCGGCGAGCTGGAGTTCAGCGTGGTCGGCCAAGTCGTCCCGGAACCCGGCAGCCTGATGCTGATCTCGGCGGGCGGAATTCTGATCGGGCTTCGGGGGCGACGCCGCTCACATGTGTCCGCGGAAATTGAATGA
- a CDS encoding transposase, which translates to MPLPGKAWFHVTIGTYASWLPGDTRGFRTRHHRIHSSGDHRHPPPQEEHAGLRRRHADRQATVIPSHLRETVGRTFVDHLRRLNHRLLVISVSGMHAHLLVELPKAFGTADHEIGRCKQAVALRVRGQIDQKLWAKGCGVKPIRDAGHQRNTLAYIERHGHEGAWVWSFRGAVDQDGGGAAPELRTGGLSVGEGGA; encoded by the coding sequence ATGCCACTTCCGGGTAAAGCATGGTTTCATGTCACAATCGGCACGTACGCCTCCTGGTTGCCGGGAGACACGCGTGGCTTCCGTACGCGCCATCACCGCATCCATTCGTCAGGCGATCACCGCCATCCGCCGCCTCAGGAAGAACATGCGGGGCTGCGTCGACGACACGCGGATCGTCAGGCAACGGTTATCCCGTCACACCTTCGGGAAACGGTGGGGCGGACCTTTGTGGATCACCTGCGTCGATTGAATCACCGGCTGCTGGTCATTTCAGTCAGCGGGATGCATGCCCACTTGCTGGTGGAGTTGCCCAAAGCGTTCGGCACGGCAGACCACGAGATCGGGCGGTGCAAGCAGGCGGTGGCGTTGCGTGTACGCGGACAAATCGACCAGAAGCTGTGGGCGAAGGGTTGTGGGGTGAAGCCGATTAGGGACGCGGGCCATCAACGCAATACGTTGGCGTATATCGAGCGGCATGGTCATGAAGGGGCTTGGGTGTGGTCGTTTCGGGGTGCGGTGGATCAGGACGGGGGAGGGGCCGCGCCGGAGCTTCGCACCGGCGGGCTTTCGGTTGGTGAAGGAGGTGCTTGA
- a CDS encoding HYExAFE family protein: MAQRRFHYEQAFEHYLRANGIAYVAVDEAKRALHGKDGIAGAKKLKSFDFVVYSESDSNLLIDVKGRKHSGKTGKSLQNWVTRDDVSCMKTWSGIFGDGFEPAFAFLFWCDAQPPDALFLEVFEYNEKWYAVLAVRLSDYEKHMRDRSAKWDTVSLPAAAFNEVSVQLKSLL, encoded by the coding sequence ATGGCTCAACGCCGATTCCACTACGAGCAGGCCTTCGAACACTACCTCCGGGCGAACGGGATCGCTTATGTCGCTGTGGACGAAGCCAAGCGCGCGTTGCACGGCAAGGACGGCATCGCGGGGGCGAAGAAGCTCAAGAGCTTCGACTTTGTGGTCTATTCCGAGTCGGATAGCAACCTGCTGATCGACGTGAAGGGACGCAAGCACTCGGGCAAGACCGGCAAGTCGCTACAGAACTGGGTGACACGCGATGACGTGTCGTGCATGAAGACGTGGTCGGGGATTTTTGGCGATGGATTCGAGCCCGCGTTCGCGTTTCTGTTTTGGTGCGATGCGCAGCCGCCCGATGCGCTATTCCTCGAGGTGTTTGAGTACAATGAGAAGTGGTATGCCGTGCTCGCGGTCCGGCTGAGCGATTATGAGAAGCACATGCGGGATCGCTCGGCCAAGTGGGACACGGTCAGCCTGCCCGCAGCGGCGTTCAATGAGGTGTCGGTCCAACTCAAGTCACTGCTGTAG
- a CDS encoding polysaccharide deacetylase family protein yields MMRVEPASNPSAKRAVITTSWDDGHLEDLRLADLLETYRIPATFYIPRVDRLLGKPVLSADQLRQLADRGFEVGAHTMNHTVVTTVPDDVARSEIADSRKYIADATGRDCPMFCLPQGRFKPQHVEMIREAGYTSYRTVEMWSTAPPRPRGNAPFTEMPTTLQAQPQSPSSIARNLLKRRALSNGLLYLKLGRAAGQDWARQARALLQHVLTHGGVFHLWGHSWELEEFDQWDTLESVLAQIRDAADQAELLTNNELCQRG; encoded by the coding sequence ATGATGAGGGTTGAGCCCGCCTCCAACCCCTCCGCCAAACGCGCCGTCATCACCACGAGCTGGGACGACGGCCACCTCGAAGACCTGCGGCTAGCGGACCTGCTCGAAACCTACCGCATCCCCGCGACGTTCTACATCCCTCGCGTCGACCGCCTGCTCGGCAAGCCGGTGTTGAGTGCGGATCAGCTCCGGCAACTGGCCGACCGCGGCTTTGAGGTCGGTGCCCACACGATGAACCACACCGTGGTCACCACGGTGCCTGACGACGTCGCCCGTAGCGAGATCGCCGACTCACGCAAGTACATCGCCGACGCCACCGGGCGCGACTGCCCGATGTTCTGCCTCCCCCAGGGCCGGTTCAAACCCCAGCACGTCGAGATGATCCGCGAGGCGGGTTACACCAGCTACCGCACGGTCGAGATGTGGTCCACCGCCCCGCCGCGCCCGCGCGGCAACGCCCCGTTCACCGAGATGCCCACCACGCTGCAGGCCCAGCCGCAGTCGCCCTCGAGCATCGCCCGCAACCTGCTCAAACGCCGGGCGCTGAGCAACGGGCTGCTCTACCTCAAGCTCGGCCGCGCCGCCGGGCAAGACTGGGCCCGGCAAGCCCGCGCCCTGCTCCAACACGTCCTGACCCACGGCGGGGTGTTCCACCTCTGGGGCCACAGCTGGGAACTCGAAGAGTTTGATCAGTGGGACACGCTCGAATCGGTGCTCGCCCAGATCCGTGACGCCGCCGATCAAGCCGAGCTGCTGACCAACAACGAGCTCTGCCAACGCGGATAG
- a CDS encoding O-antigen ligase family protein has protein sequence MTMPSTTSTTNTRPLPVLTPATTQRLSARWFAMFGILLSGLAIGGKGFAYIGLPPLFISEITLALGALTFLIQPRWRETLSQPISIMIVLLLGWGLMRTVPYLGQWKLDAIRDFMLLGYMTTALMAAAVVMSQPKLLPWLLSKYQVFAKVFLVAMPPLWLADQVLGDNMPSWPWASQVGIIMLKPGDMPVHLGGIAALSILGLFRGKSLMWMGLLCLLLGVTGAISRGGLVAFALAYGIAFLMRPKSAWATRLVVVMTIVVTLAAVSDLSIKVPGREREFSAQQLLLNVVTVVDTGDAAGDLDDTKTWRLDWWDKIYDYTFFGEYFWTGKGFGVNLANDDGFQVWLDTESLRSPHNGHLNVLARTGVPGFVIWCGIMIAWCWMMLSAYLQARQRRENNWAMFFVLLVAYWTALTFNASVDVYFEGPMGGVWFWAITGLGVASVWVFRHHPEVMHVPHATPREAHDEG, from the coding sequence ATGACCATGCCGTCCACGACCTCCACCACGAATACGCGTCCCCTGCCGGTGCTGACCCCAGCCACCACGCAGCGGCTGAGCGCGCGGTGGTTCGCCATGTTCGGCATCCTGCTCTCGGGCCTGGCCATCGGCGGCAAGGGGTTCGCCTACATCGGCCTGCCCCCGCTGTTTATCTCCGAGATCACGCTGGCCTTGGGCGCGTTGACCTTCCTGATCCAGCCGCGTTGGCGGGAGACATTGTCGCAGCCGATCTCGATCATGATCGTGTTGCTGCTGGGCTGGGGGCTGATGCGGACGGTGCCGTACCTCGGCCAATGGAAGCTCGACGCGATCCGCGACTTCATGCTGCTGGGCTACATGACCACAGCGTTGATGGCCGCGGCGGTGGTGATGTCGCAGCCCAAGCTGCTGCCCTGGCTGCTGAGCAAGTACCAGGTGTTCGCCAAGGTGTTTCTCGTGGCGATGCCGCCGCTGTGGCTGGCCGACCAGGTCCTGGGCGACAACATGCCGAGCTGGCCTTGGGCCTCGCAGGTCGGCATCATCATGCTCAAGCCCGGCGACATGCCGGTGCACCTGGGCGGGATCGCGGCGTTGTCGATCCTCGGGCTCTTCCGCGGCAAGTCGCTGATGTGGATGGGGCTGTTGTGCCTGCTGCTGGGCGTGACCGGGGCGATCAGCCGGGGCGGATTGGTCGCCTTCGCGCTGGCCTACGGCATCGCGTTTCTCATGCGGCCCAAGAGCGCCTGGGCCACACGCTTGGTCGTGGTCATGACCATCGTCGTCACCCTCGCCGCGGTCAGCGACCTGAGCATCAAGGTCCCCGGACGCGAGCGCGAGTTCTCCGCCCAGCAGCTCCTGCTCAACGTGGTCACCGTCGTCGATACCGGCGACGCCGCGGGCGACCTCGACGACACCAAGACCTGGCGGCTCGACTGGTGGGACAAGATCTACGACTACACCTTCTTCGGCGAATACTTCTGGACCGGCAAGGGCTTCGGCGTCAACCTCGCCAACGACGACGGGTTCCAGGTCTGGCTCGACACCGAATCACTCCGCAGCCCGCACAACGGCCACCTCAACGTGTTGGCCAGAACCGGCGTCCCGGGCTTTGTCATCTGGTGCGGGATCATGATCGCCTGGTGCTGGATGATGCTCAGCGCCTACCTCCAGGCCCGCCAGCGAAGGGAGAACAACTGGGCGATGTTCTTTGTGCTGCTGGTCGCGTACTGGACCGCGTTGACGTTCAACGCGTCGGTGGATGTGTACTTCGAAGGGCCGATGGGCGGCGTGTGGTTCTGGGCGATCACCGGGTTAGGCGTGGCCTCGGTCTGGGTCTTCCGCCACCACCCCGAGGTCATGCACGTCCCGCACGCCACCCCGCGTGAGGCCCATGATGAGGGTTGA
- a CDS encoding glycosyltransferase, whose protein sequence is MSLTPDAPEPSDSSPSPAIAHGAEVAPEAAGSDESVRGGRQWATRGIWAMLDQGLFAGANFLITVGLAGWLTERDFGAFTTAYASFLVIGVFTTALLTEPMMVFGAKKYRDNLPDYFGRLIGGHLLVTIIGGLILGGIGLLVGFTGEKLLGLAMCLLAFTQCSQLLPWMTRNACYIESNPRPAAIAGIIYLVLIVGSLLCLRMLESLSIVTAIMTMFGASLAANIYLLLYLRPNLRSVFRFSGYGPATRDHWRYGKWATLTGLTRYIPEQLPYIAVPVILGIAAKTSPDLETGGALKALMNFSVPLILISWAASTLVTPMLVRAKHTPRFFKISGIMLMMTMGLPLLFWPVLGLLGEPIISLLYSGKYVDYAPLTWLIGLIPVIAGLDAVLHTQLKAAERPDRLFLASVASSAVLIVLGLPMILVWGLTGAILAILASYIAQAMTLCLMGGSIILRAAAPIPEDLGTDLRPLELPALPQEPLVSVIMANHNYGHMVGDAIRSVLEQTYGRFELIVVDDGSTDDSAEVIQRYVAKDTRVTLIRQDNKGQGGAWNTAFERCRGDILCLLDSDDMFEPDKLETIVDTFEEKPNVGMIQHPLQVIDTANQPLQVIPFLSRLEEGWLAPTVLRRGGRWSFMPTSALAFHMEVAQHFFPLSAKLYRGNADTLLFTVGPLLSRVHVIRRPLARYRIHGGNLMSSGSSDRAGMRKQLRSVYNTLTGSNQQLKRLGMDLPQLDPRVHLQYRERLFQLSMLRGRRRGWVGRYIGLMQVLLTDDMYGRAQKLMAVPTYGLLPFIPRGWRAAWLDRAKGMGRAKGIAQTMLLLTHFKPRRAQDPQTSTDSNKLQAEPSVS, encoded by the coding sequence ATGTCGTTGACGCCGGACGCCCCGGAACCATCTGACTCCTCGCCGTCCCCGGCGATCGCCCATGGGGCAGAGGTCGCGCCCGAAGCCGCGGGCTCGGACGAGTCGGTGCGCGGCGGTCGGCAGTGGGCCACCCGCGGCATCTGGGCGATGCTCGACCAGGGCCTCTTCGCCGGGGCCAACTTCCTCATCACCGTCGGCCTGGCGGGCTGGCTCACCGAACGCGACTTCGGCGCGTTCACCACGGCCTACGCCAGCTTCCTGGTCATCGGCGTGTTCACCACCGCCCTGCTCACCGAGCCCATGATGGTCTTCGGGGCCAAGAAGTACCGCGACAACCTCCCCGACTATTTCGGCCGGCTGATCGGCGGGCACCTGCTGGTCACGATCATCGGCGGCCTCATCCTCGGCGGCATCGGCCTGCTCGTCGGGTTCACCGGCGAGAAGCTGCTGGGTTTGGCGATGTGCCTGCTCGCGTTCACGCAGTGCAGCCAGCTCTTGCCGTGGATGACGCGCAACGCCTGCTACATCGAATCCAACCCCCGCCCCGCTGCCATCGCCGGGATCATCTACCTCGTGTTGATAGTGGGTTCGCTGCTGTGTCTGCGCATGCTCGAGAGCCTGAGCATCGTCACCGCGATCATGACCATGTTCGGCGCCAGCCTCGCGGCGAACATCTACCTCCTGCTCTACCTCCGGCCCAACCTGCGTTCGGTGTTCCGCTTCAGCGGCTACGGCCCGGCGACCCGCGACCACTGGCGCTACGGCAAGTGGGCGACGCTCACCGGGCTCACCCGCTACATCCCCGAGCAACTGCCCTACATCGCGGTGCCGGTCATCCTCGGCATCGCAGCCAAGACCTCGCCCGACCTCGAGACCGGCGGTGCGCTTAAGGCGCTGATGAACTTCTCGGTGCCGTTGATCCTGATCAGCTGGGCCGCCTCCACGCTGGTAACGCCGATGCTGGTGCGGGCCAAGCACACCCCGCGGTTCTTCAAGATCTCGGGCATCATGCTGATGATGACCATGGGGCTGCCGCTGCTGTTCTGGCCGGTGCTGGGGCTGCTGGGTGAGCCCATCATCTCGTTGCTGTACTCGGGCAAATACGTCGACTACGCACCGCTGACCTGGCTGATCGGATTGATCCCGGTGATCGCGGGCCTCGACGCCGTGCTCCACACCCAACTCAAAGCCGCGGAACGCCCCGACCGGCTGTTCCTCGCGTCCGTGGCTTCGTCCGCGGTGCTCATCGTGCTGGGCCTGCCGATGATCCTGGTCTGGGGGCTGACCGGCGCGATCCTCGCGATCCTCGCCAGCTACATCGCTCAGGCGATGACGCTCTGCCTGATGGGCGGGTCCATCATCCTGCGAGCGGCCGCGCCGATCCCCGAAGACCTGGGCACCGACCTCCGCCCCCTGGAGCTCCCCGCTCTGCCTCAGGAGCCGTTGGTCTCGGTCATCATGGCCAACCACAACTACGGCCATATGGTCGGCGACGCGATCCGGAGCGTGCTCGAACAAACCTACGGCCGATTCGAACTGATCGTCGTTGACGACGGCTCCACCGACGACTCGGCCGAGGTCATCCAACGCTATGTCGCCAAAGACACCCGGGTCACGCTGATCCGCCAGGACAACAAAGGCCAGGGCGGGGCGTGGAACACCGCGTTCGAGCGCTGCCGGGGCGACATCCTCTGCCTGCTCGACTCCGACGACATGTTCGAGCCCGACAAGCTGGAGACGATCGTCGACACCTTCGAAGAGAAGCCCAACGTCGGCATGATCCAACACCCGCTGCAGGTAATCGACACGGCGAACCAGCCGCTGCAGGTCATCCCGTTCCTGAGCCGACTCGAAGAAGGATGGCTGGCCCCGACAGTGCTGCGTCGCGGTGGCCGGTGGAGCTTCATGCCGACTTCGGCCCTGGCGTTCCACATGGAGGTCGCCCAGCACTTCTTCCCGCTCAGCGCCAAGCTGTACCGCGGCAATGCCGACACCCTGCTCTTCACTGTCGGGCCGCTGCTCTCGCGGGTCCACGTCATCCGCCGACCGCTCGCCCGCTACCGCATCCACGGCGGCAACCTCATGAGCAGCGGGTCGTCCGACCGCGCTGGCATGCGGAAGCAGTTGCGCTCGGTCTACAACACCCTCACCGGCTCCAACCAACAGCTCAAGCGTCTGGGCATGGACCTGCCGCAGCTCGACCCCCGGGTCCACCTGCAATACCGAGAGCGATTGTTCCAGCTGTCGATGCTGCGGGGCCGACGCCGAGGCTGGGTGGGCCGGTACATTGGCCTGATGCAGGTGCTGCTGACCGACGATATGTATGGGAGAGCCCAGAAACTCATGGCGGTGCCGACGTACGGCCTGCTGCCGTTCATCCCGCGTGGCTGGCGTGCCGCCTGGCTCGACCGGGCCAAGGGCATGGGCCGAGCCAAGGGCATCGCCCAGACGATGCTGCTGCTGACCCATTTCAAACCCCGCCGCGCCCAAGACCCCCAGACTTCGACCGACTCGAACAAGCTCCAGGCCGAACCCAGCGTCTCATGA
- a CDS encoding WecB/TagA/CpsF family glycosyltransferase, producing MTTVAPTQAADALTSVAAPSGDLPKRDLFGVQVTAAGPEPVVDQIMGWAHDRRSATVDFMPVHGLIVAVQDPEHRARMNDFDIVACDGQPIRWALNKFHITGLKERVYGPTTMLKTCERCAAEGVGIYVYGGRPEVLETLCHNLIEKMPELKIVGAESPPFRPLTEEEDIKAIKRINASGAGVIFLGIGCPRQEIFAAEHRAALRGVQMCVGAAFDFHAGAVKQAPAWMQKRGLEWLYRLTREPGRLWKRYLVTNSVFVALFTRRWILGR from the coding sequence ATGACCACCGTAGCCCCCACCCAAGCCGCCGACGCCCTGACCTCGGTGGCGGCCCCCTCCGGCGACCTGCCCAAACGCGACCTGTTCGGCGTGCAGGTCACCGCCGCGGGCCCCGAGCCCGTCGTCGATCAGATCATGGGCTGGGCCCACGACCGCCGCAGTGCGACCGTCGACTTCATGCCGGTGCACGGCCTGATCGTCGCCGTCCAAGACCCCGAGCACCGCGCCCGGATGAACGACTTCGACATCGTGGCCTGCGACGGCCAGCCCATCCGCTGGGCCCTGAACAAATTCCACATAACCGGTCTCAAAGAGCGGGTCTACGGCCCCACGACCATGCTCAAGACCTGCGAGCGCTGCGCCGCCGAGGGCGTGGGCATCTACGTCTACGGCGGCCGCCCCGAAGTCCTCGAAACGCTTTGCCACAACCTGATCGAGAAGATGCCCGAGCTCAAGATCGTCGGGGCCGAGTCGCCGCCCTTCCGCCCGCTCACCGAAGAGGAAGACATCAAGGCGATCAAGCGCATCAACGCCAGCGGCGCGGGGGTGATCTTCCTGGGGATCGGCTGTCCGCGTCAGGAAATCTTCGCCGCCGAGCACCGCGCCGCGTTGCGGGGCGTGCAGATGTGCGTCGGCGCGGCGTTCGACTTCCACGCCGGTGCGGTCAAGCAGGCCCCGGCCTGGATGCAGAAGCGCGGGCTGGAGTGGCTGTATCGATTGACGCGCGAACCGGGTCGGCTCTGGAAACGTTACCTTGTGACCAACAGCGTGTTCGTGGCACTGTTCACCCGCCGATGGATCCTGGGGCGCTGA
- a CDS encoding sugar transferase: protein MPGGGELQVRAQHLNRILERERTRADRSGRPLSMVLLGYDGKSSQRKDAAAIVHLMQKRGRITDEIGWFDKKTGFAVLPDTPVQGGRRFAEIVQQQLRERGIRTSFAIYQYDPPREDDPSDRDQHDGGHRFDQASKAKQIKNGSSMPSTEPALASSFFQADPEAHELRPLMARRLPVWKRGMDLAVSGTALFLLWPAMIAIGIAIKVDSPGPVIFKQKRSGLGGKPFGIWKFRTMCNDAEAKRNELLAINEQDGPAFKIKADPRITRVGGFLRKTSLDELPQLVNIFKGDMTLVGPRPLPVHESDACEPWQKRRLDITPGLTCIWQVWGRSTVNFNDWVRMDLRYKRKRTPQHDLKIMLHTVPAVLKQRGAC, encoded by the coding sequence TTGCCCGGAGGGGGCGAACTGCAGGTGAGGGCCCAGCACCTCAACCGTATCCTCGAACGCGAACGCACCCGCGCCGATCGTTCGGGTCGGCCTCTGTCGATGGTGCTGCTCGGCTACGACGGCAAATCGAGCCAGCGCAAAGACGCCGCCGCGATCGTGCACCTGATGCAGAAGCGTGGTCGGATCACCGACGAGATTGGCTGGTTCGATAAGAAGACCGGCTTCGCCGTGCTGCCCGACACCCCGGTTCAGGGCGGTCGACGCTTTGCCGAGATCGTCCAGCAGCAGCTCCGCGAGCGTGGTATCCGCACGTCGTTTGCCATTTATCAATACGACCCGCCCCGCGAAGACGATCCATCCGACCGCGACCAGCACGACGGCGGGCACCGCTTCGATCAGGCCTCCAAGGCCAAGCAAATCAAAAACGGCTCATCCATGCCGTCGACAGAGCCTGCGTTGGCGTCGAGCTTCTTCCAGGCCGACCCGGAGGCCCACGAGCTGCGGCCGCTGATGGCGCGTCGGCTGCCGGTTTGGAAGCGTGGCATGGACCTGGCCGTGTCTGGAACCGCCCTGTTCCTGCTGTGGCCCGCCATGATCGCCATCGGCATCGCGATCAAGGTCGACTCGCCCGGCCCGGTCATCTTCAAGCAGAAACGCTCGGGCCTGGGCGGCAAGCCCTTCGGCATCTGGAAGTTCCGCACCATGTGCAACGACGCCGAGGCCAAGCGAAACGAACTGCTGGCGATCAACGAGCAGGACGGCCCGGCCTTCAAAATCAAGGCCGACCCCCGCATCACCCGCGTCGGCGGCTTCCTCCGCAAGACCAGCCTCGACGAGCTGCCCCAGCTGGTCAACATCTTCAAGGGCGACATGACCCTCGTGGGCCCGCGGCCGCTGCCCGTGCACGAGTCCGACGCCTGCGAGCCGTGGCAGAAGCGTCGGCTCGACATCACCCCCGGCCTCACCTGCATCTGGCAGGTCTGGGGACGCTCCACCGTCAACTTCAACGACTGGGTCCGCATGGACCTGCGCTACAAGCGCAAGCGGACCCCGCAGCACGACCTGAAGATCATGCTCCACACGGTCCCGGCGGTGCTCAAACAACGCGGTGCCTGCTAA